CGCGCTGGGCGCCGAGCCCCCGCACCCGCGCACCCTGCACGGGCCGGTGCGTGCCGAGCACCTCGTGGACCGGCACCTGCTGGGGCGCGCGTTCGGCGTGCTCGGACTCGCGGAGGCGGTCGGCTCGCTCACGACGTTCCTGGTCGTCCTGCTCGCCGGCGGCTGGACCTGGGGTGCGACGCCCGGCCCGGCGCTGCTCGCGACGGCCTCCGGTGCGGCGTTCGCCGCGATCGTGCTCGGGCAGCTCGTCAACGCGGTCGCGTGCCGCAGCCGCACCCGCCCGGTCACCCGCTCGGGGCTGCGCGGCAACCCCCTGCTGCCCTGGGCGCTGGCGAGCGAGGCCGCCGCGCTCGCGCTCTTCGTGGGCCTGCCCCCGCTGGCGTCCCTGCTCGGCGGCACGTGGCCCGACGCGCGCGGCTGGGCCGGCGCCGTGGCGACCGGGGCGCTGGTCGCCCTCGCCGACGCCACGCACAAGCGGCTGCGCGCGCGCCACGACGGCGCGCGCCGCGACGGCGTCGACCGGAGCGGTGCGCCCGCCGCACCGCCTGCCGGCCCCTGACGCCTCGGGTCCGGTCAGGCCCGGACCACGAGCACCGGCCGCCGGGCGTGCAGGATCACGGCGTGGCTCGTCGAGCCGACGAGCAGCCGCGAGACGCCGTGCAGGCCCCGGCTGCCGACCACGACCAGCCGCGCGTGCGAGCCCGCGGCGAGCAGAGCGGTCGCGGGCTGCGCCTTCACGAGCGTGCGCTCGACCTCCAGGTCCGGGAACCGGTCCGCGAGCCCGGCCGTGGCGTGCGCCAGGACCGCGGCCTCGCTCTCGCGCAGCCGCGCCGTCATGTCCGGCGGCACGTACCCCTGCGCGAGCAGGAGCGCCGGCTCCTCCCAGGCGTGCACCACCTGCAGCACCGCGCCGTGACGCTCGGCCTCCTGCGCCCCGGCGGCCACGGCGGCCACGCTGTCCGGCGAGCCGTCGACCCCGACGACCACGCGGTTGTCCGCCTCCACCGGCACCGCCGGGACGACGGCGACGGAGCAGCTCGCGGCCGCGGCGATCTCGTACGACCGCGACCCGGAGAACACCCGCTGCGCCGGCGTCAGCCGGCGGGTGCCGACCACGAGCAGCCGGGCGGAGCCCGAGCGCCGCACGAGGCAGCGGGCGGGCCGGTCGGCCTCCACCTCCGTGCGGATCTTCACGGACGGGCTGACCTCGCGTGCGTGCGCGGCGGCCCGGTCGAGCACGTCGCGGGCGGCGTCCGCGAGCGCGTCGTCCCACTCGACGTCACCGAGCGCGTGCACCAGCAGCAGCTCCGCGCCGCGGGCCGCCGCGGCCTCCGCGCCCCAGCTCACGGCACCCTCGCTGGAGACGGTGCCCTCCACCCCGACGACGACCTCGTTGCTCATCGGACCGCTCCTCCACCTCTCGCCCGGCTCTGCGTCCACCGCCGACGCTACGGAGGCCGGGTGCGCGCCGGGCAGGGGCCGACGGGCCGTCGCGCGCGGGACTTCGGACCCCGCCCGCCCCCCGGTGCCCGT
This is a stretch of genomic DNA from Cellulomonas sp. ES6. It encodes these proteins:
- a CDS encoding universal stress protein, which gives rise to MSNEVVVGVEGTVSSEGAVSWGAEAAAARGAELLLVHALGDVEWDDALADAARDVLDRAAAHAREVSPSVKIRTEVEADRPARCLVRRSGSARLLVVGTRRLTPAQRVFSGSRSYEIAAAASCSVAVVPAVPVEADNRVVVGVDGSPDSVAAVAAGAQEAERHGAVLQVVHAWEEPALLLAQGYVPPDMTARLRESEAAVLAHATAGLADRFPDLEVERTLVKAQPATALLAAGSHARLVVVGSRGLHGVSRLLVGSTSHAVILHARRPVLVVRA